In Cololabis saira isolate AMF1-May2022 chromosome 14, fColSai1.1, whole genome shotgun sequence, a single genomic region encodes these proteins:
- the lcp2a gene encoding lymphocyte cytosolic protein 2a, translating to MSSHQVPTRSEVMGWNPQQLAEYLKRRNLAGCDKIVLKNSISGSRFVNLSDNDLQKFPKLHAPMVSKISSEISKKEDKRGLFGKKISTPKYSEAEMTNDVQGWGDDEFDDEEFDNDYESPYSDNDGSGGDYESPNEDAANDYEPPPTEPPEDLVHKLCPTLPIGDGEYIDKRDNHLSNRALPPAVCPRPPVHSLSAQTARMPGEPSSRRDPSPHCVGRASGKFLPEPPQIFRDNKPGRDSGSTPSPVRGPQRNTLERPSAQSWRPQPEASDPPTWSKPPILPPPSSTSVSRSNSSVRPPPTRLDGRREQTHDEVLKTSTFPLQNKSLPPRPGIPGVSTRNADSLPPCIPSAASLPPKMNFGMGDSRDSRGSIVATDRSLPCPPATTSLAQDLDPLWYVGKVTRGQAEGGLKRLRKDGAYLVRDSTRQLPNQPYTLMVFYQDKVFNIQIRQQNHNFQLGTGLKVQETFPCVSNIISHYSHSPLLLIDAKNRSSSQQNQCVLSEPAAYSMSRQKWS from the exons AGGAATCTGGCCGGTTGTGATAAAATCGTGTTGAAGAACTCCATCAGTGGGTCCAGATTCGTG AACCTCAGCGACAACGACCTCCAGAAGTTCCCCAAACTGCACGCCCC GATGGTCTCAAAGATCAGCAGTGAAATCAGCAAGAAGGAGGACAAGAGAGGCCTGTTCGGTAAAAA aATATCGACACCCAAATACTCAGAAGCAG AAATGACCAACGACGTTCAGGGATGGGGTGATGACGAGTTT GATGATGAAGAGTTCGACAACGACTACGAAAGTCCATACAGTGACAACGATGGCAGCGGCGGAGACTATGAATCCCCAAACGAAGATGCGGCCAACGACTACGAACCTCCCCCCACTGAACCCCCTGAGGACCTGGTTCACAAGCTGTGTCCCACGCTGCCCATCGGAGACGGAGAATACATCG ATAAGAGGGACAACCACCTGTCGAACAGAGCCCTGCCTCCTGCTGTGTGTCCCCGCCCTCCTGTCCACTCCCTGTCTGCTCAGACGGCCCGGATG cctgGAGAGCCTTCCTCCAGAAGAGACCCCTCCCCCCACTGCGTGGGACGAGCTTCAGGAAAAT TTCTTCCAGAACCACCGCAGATCTTTCGTGACAACAAACCCGGCAGAGACTCCGGATCCACGCCGTCCCCAGTCAGAG GACCTCAGCGCAACACTTTGGAAAGG CCAAGCGCACAGTCCTGGAG GCCTCAGCCGGAAGCCTCTGATCCGCCGACCTGGTCCAAACCTCCcattcttcctcctccttcatcCACCTCGGTCAGCAGGAGCAACTCCTCCGTCAGGCCTCCgcccaccag GTTGGACGGACGGAGAGAG cAAACACATGATGAAG TTCTTAAAACCAGCACCTTTCCcctccaaaataaaagtctgcCCCCCCGTCCAGGCATCCCCGGGGTCTCCACCCGCAATGCTGACAG TCTTCCTCCTTGCATTCCCTCTGCCGCATCTCTGCCCCCCAAAATGAACTTTG GGATGGGAGACAGCAGAGACAGCAGGGGCAGCATCGTCGCGACAGACAGATCTTTGCCTTGTCCTCCTGCGACCACATCACTTGCTCAG GATCTGGACCCTCTGTGGTACGTGGGTAAAGTGACCCGGGGTCAGGCCGAAGGAGGTTTGAAACGACTTCGCAAG GATGGGGCGTACCTGGTGAGGGACAGCACCCGGCAGCTGCCCAACCAGCCCTACACCCTGATGGTCTTCTACCAGGACAAGGTCTTCAACATCCAGATCCGTCAGCAGAACCACAACTTCCAGCTGGGAACTGGACTCAAAGTCCAGGAG ACCTTCCCATGTGTCAGCAACATCATCAGCCATTACTCCCACTCTCCTCTGCTCCTCATCGACGCCAAAAACCGGAGCTCCAGCCAGCAGAACCAGTGTGTGCTGTCCGAACCGGCTGCGTACTCCATGTCCCGCCAGAAATGGTCCTGA